The DNA window GTTCTGTTCATTTTAAGAAATATAAgttaaaatgaatttaaaaacaattaaataataagtagggctgcatgataAATCGTTTCAGTATCATCATTGCAATGTGTGCATCGTCAGTAATCACATCGAAGGACATGCAAAGTCAGGCTAATTAAACCAAGCATGTCATGCTACAGCTTTTTTAGCTGCTTGATACAAAAGGAAAACTCACACGTTTCTCATTTTCCATGACTGATCTACAAGAGAAAACTGATATAATTTACTCCGATTTAAGGGTTCTTGGTTACATGTAGTTTGTTGCTAGCGAGGGACATGCAGCCTTTGCATACACAGCAAATGACCAATCACAATCATTCTTGTTATAGTTGCgcaatgtgcaatattaatattgaCACTGCATGTTATACACATGCAATTTTCACATCGCAACGATTACGTTAGTCAGCTGGGTTAAGACAGTAAGTTATACTACAGAATTTCCATTCTATCATTCAAAACGAACAAATCTTAGCCAGACTTGCAAGTTTAGCAATTGCTTTAGGGTAATGAagtatatgttttaaaaaaaatcagtttaaccTTTACTGCTGCTCCTtctgcatgagctctgcatgcactCTTACAGCCAATCATGATCATTTTTGTCCTTGCTGTCGCATTCACTCATAGACAGTGTGGCACATTAGtgatatatttaacaaaaatgagtgaGGAGTTGAAAAGCAAACATGAACTGCTCACCAAAAGGCTTTTGCCTTCTGCTCTGAAGGACCATGACAGTATTGCCAAATGAACTCCCTCAAACATTAGCAGTGTGTATTTTTTATTCCAGAGACAATTTTGAGCAAAAGCAAATGTTAGttggcactgctttgtgtctgttgacCCGGCTTGTggcaacaccaccaacttatttgaTACACTATGGGTAAATaagttctatttggctatagtttgttttgggtaaattggatctttttatatatataaatatcaataTTAATTGCAAAACTTAAAAATATTGTGGTATTTTCTTcaatatcatgcagccctattCAATAGTATAAGACCATggggaaaataaaatgcagtaaAACAAAATACTGAAACTACAGTTACCAATAGTATTTGTAACCATTCAGGATGTTAAATTGCCAGATGTTCAGTCTGATCTGAACTCGAATATCTCTGTCTGTCCTCCCTATAGTGAGCAGCAACTCAGCATTTACTCCTGTAAAAGGCAGTGTGAAAGGCACTGTTACCCTACCATGTAGTGGGGCTGTAAGCAAGGACACTCCTCCCCAGGAGCATGACGTCAAATGGGTGACTGCGAAAAACATCCTGGTCGCACactaccagcagggggagctcaCAGTGGGAGATTTGTTCAAGGACAGAGTCAACATCTCCGAGGATGACATCAGGTTTGGAAACTTCTCCCTCAAAATCAGCCCAGTGGAATACAGTGATGGAGATCTTTATATGTGCTTCTCGAGGGGAGAACATCTTGGTGACGTCAAACTAGAGGTTTTTGGTAAGTTTGTGTCTTTATCACTGGGATACATTTTCCTAAAAATTACTGAAGTGAGGGGTGAGGCTGATGTTTGATGTCTAAGCACATCTCCTGTTTGCACAGGTCTCATGCTGCAGTCAGAAATGTGGTTTGGAGAAAAGCAGCCTTTTGCTATCCTGTCTGGCTGCCAGTGTCTCTGCTCAGCCACTTCTGTCTCTCTTTGTGTCTCTCACAGTGCCCACAGATGTATCTGCACGGCTTGGGGAACCTGCCACTCTCCCTTGTTATGTCCCGGTGGATAAAACGCAAAGGAGCAACACTGATACTGTTCACTGGGAGAAAGATGGACAGACTGTCCTACTCCTTCAGTCTGGGTCATCCAATAAAAGCTCTGGATTTGAGAACAGATATAGCATGTCAGTAGACAAGGTTAGATTTGGTGACCTGTCTCTGACAATCTCTAAAGTGCGTTATTCAGATCAAGGAACCTATCAATGCTTCAGCACAGAGAAAACTGTAAAGCCTGATATAATCAACCTCATTATTGAAGGTAGAGTACACTCTAATACTTTGTTTATATTCAATGGAATAGATAAACGAAAGCCAGAGAGAAACAAGCCCTGTAAGCTTCAGAGAAATTTGCTCAGATTGATAGGTTACGTAACTGGTTTGTTTACTAAAGAGTTAGAGTGTAGCTGTAAATTATGTGCATTCTACCTGACCTCGCGTACAGGCTCACTGGCTATTTGACAGTGTAGACTGCCTTGGCTGCTTTAACGTGAATCATAGTGTCTTTCTTTGTACCGCTGCCTGATATTTGGAGTAATTTGGGTGACAGTCCCGTGTTCGTCCACGGGTGTAATTCCTGCTAAGCTGACACGTTTCTTCTCCCCTTCAGCCCACTACAACAGCACCTCCCTCCAAAGTGGTCAGTCCCTCTGGCTGCAGCTCTACAGCTCAGAACCAGTGAGGGTTGTGTTCCAGCCCAATGAAAACTCGTCCACTGTACCTGTGTGCACAGTGAAGGGAGAGTCAGCAGACTGTGTGCCTCAATACCAGCACAGAGTGTCCATCCAGAACACAGCTCTCAAACTGGACTCAGTCACGCCCCTTGACAATGGTGTGTACAGAGTCATAGACCACAAGACCAACAAGAACATCTCTGTCACTGTCCTTACAGACCCTCCAGCTACTGCAggtttttcattttctgtgtttctcTTTGAAGGGTTGGTGCAAATAGGCTCCAAAGTATTGTAAACAAGCAGAAACAgtataaaaaaaagcaaaaaaaaaacaagcaaaatagcAAATTTGTGATATATATAATGGTGCATGGGTGCTTTGTTTCTGATTTCATTGTTGTTTTGGTCAAAAGTGATTTGTGTTTCAAGGAAGAATTGTGTTACTTTCACAGGAATCACATGGCCAGGGGTGCTGCTGGGGGTGCTGCTGGGGGTTCTGGGGGTTCTGGGGGTCAAGGTGGAGGGGGTGAAGAGATGCTTCCGCCGTCCCCAGATGCAGCCAGTCTCACAGCGCAACATAGCGGAGGACTCTGAGCCCCTGAGACAGAGGTTGTCCCTGGCACCTAGTCAGCCTGTGCAGGAGAATGGAGAAGAGGAGCAGCTGAGAGCCTCCGTCTGCGAGAGCGGAGACACTGAAGACAAGCGCGGCCCTCAGCCTTGGAATGATAGCTCACATTGTAagaaagtttgggcaccccccAACCTAAAACCACACCCATGAGCAGGAGTGACACCCCACACTGAAATCTGAACACAGCAAACACAGAGCAGCCTCAGGTGACCTGCTCACCAGAAGCTGAAGCCCTTCCTTTGCCCTTCGTATGGTTATTCATACAGAAATTGCCCAAATACAAACTGGAACCGGTTTTTAATGAATGCTGAGAGATTACCCAGCCATCGTACAAGTATTC is part of the Paramormyrops kingsleyae isolate MSU_618 chromosome 25, PKINGS_0.4, whole genome shotgun sequence genome and encodes:
- the LOC111839120 gene encoding uncharacterized protein, with the translated sequence MGRWKLLIPFLHLILHVSSNSAFTPVKGSVKGTVTLPCSGAVSKDTPPQEHDVKWVTAKNILVAHYQQGELTVGDLFKDRVNISEDDIRFGNFSLKISPVEYSDGDLYMCFSRGEHLGDVKLEVFVPTDVSARLGEPATLPCYVPVDKTQRSNTDTVHWEKDGQTVLLLQSGSSNKSSGFENRYSMSVDKVRFGDLSLTISKVRYSDQGTYQCFSTEKTVKPDIINLIIEAHYNSTSLQSGQSLWLQLYSSEPVRVVFQPNENSSTVPVCTVKGESADCVPQYQHRVSIQNTALKLDSVTPLDNGVYRVIDHKTNKNISVTVLTDPPATAGITWPGVLLGVLLGVLGVLGVKVEGVKRCFRRPQMQPVSQRNIAEDSEPLRQRLSLAPSQPVQENGEEEQLRASVCESGDTEDKRGPQPWNDSSHCKKVWAPPNLKPHP